TGTTTTGTCAAAAGCTACGACCCGCGTGCGTGCCATATTCTCCATATGGGCACCTCCCTTGAAGAGAATACCACGGCGGGCGCTGCTGGACATCGCGGACAGCATGACAGGCATGATCGAGGACACCAGTGCACAAGGCGAAGCAACAACCAGAAATACCATCGCTTTATAAAATGCCTCGTTCCATGTCCAGCCAAGCAGCAGTGGAGTTCCTGCAATCACAAGTAAAGTCACCCCTACAACTATGCGTGCGTATATTCCTTCAAACCGCTCCATAAAACGCTGGGAATCCGGCACTTCTGCCTGCGCTTCTTCCACCATTTTAATGATTTTGCCGAACAGTGATCCTTCAGCCGATTTGGTGACCTCTACGTATAGGGCGCCCTCCCCGTTTAAAGTACCTGCATAGACTTCATCCCCCGCAACTTTGTCCACAGGCAGGGATTCTCCGGTGATGGACGACTGATTGATAAAAGAACTCCCCCGGTACACGACACCATCAGCCGGGATGAGTTCTCCCGGTTTCACCAACAGCAGATCACCCGGCTGGAGATCATCAATAGCCACAAGGTTCATCTGACCATCCTCAATACGCAGTGCTGTCTCCGGCTTCAGCGCGAGCAACGATGAGATATCCTTATGACTGCGCTCTGTCGCATAACTTTCCAACGCACCACTGAGTGCAAAAATAAAGATCAGCATCGCGCCTTCATTCCAGTAACCGATGGCTGCGGCCCCAAGGGATGCGGCAATCATCAGCAGGTTTACATCCAGATCTCGGTCCTTGACCAGTGTCTCGATGCCTTCCTTCGCTTTGGTCCAACCACCCACGGCATACGCCACAATGTAGAGCATGATGGATAATGTACCAAAATACGGTGCAGTTCCCCAGGCAATCAGCATCAACAGCCCACTACCCAATGCAGATTGCATCTCTTTATTCTGCACCATGGCTCGAAAATCAGGCTTTTTGCCTCGATTGGGGCCAGGTGTTTGGGACGAGCGTTGTTCTGCTTGTTTCTGTCTGTGTAGAGGTTGATGTATCGCTTGCATATGAATCACGATCCTTTCGAATGTTAGATTTGCGGATGAGAGTTTGCCCCATTCCGCTCCCAAAAATGAAGTTGTATTGAGAATGAGAGCCATTGTTAATGCCCTAAAAATGACACATGCTGCTGCGGGAATCCCGCAGCAGCATGGTTTTGTGAATGATTTTGTAATCATCTCGAATGAGAATGATAATCATTTTTGTACTTATGCAATTATTTTTACCCAATACAACTTTTAATCAGTATATGCCTGTGATCCTCATTTGTAAATGGATATTTTCCTGATATTCCACAAACCAAATAAAAAAAACCGCCACTCCTTAAAGGATGACGGCTCCAAATTATTTATTTTTATGCGCCTACACTTGCTCCCTGACTTGCTTTGATCGCTTGCTCCAGATCATAGATAATGTCTTGAATGTTCTCTGTGCCAATAGACAGACGAATCAACTCCGGATTAACCCCTGCGGCAGTTTGTTCATCTTCGGTCAATTGCGCATGAGTCGTACTTGCCGGGTGAATGATCAGTGACTTGGAATCGCCCACGTTCGCAAGGTGAGAGAACAGTTTAACATTTTCAATCAATTTGCGACCGGCGTCCGCACCACCTTTGATTCCAAAGGTCAGAATGGCGCCCTGCCCTCTTGGCAGATACTTCTGTGCAAGCTCGTAAGAACCGTGGCTCGGCAGACCTGCATAACTTACCCAAGACACATCCTCATGTTTCTCAAGGAATTCCGCAACCGCAAGGGCGTTGCTACTATGACGCTCTACGCGCAGATGCAATGTCTCCAGTCCCTGCAGCAGCAACCAGGAGTTAAATGGAGAGATTGTTGCACCCAAGTCACGTAGAAGTTGTACACGAGCTTTGATAATATAAGCAATAGGTCCAACCGCTTCCGTATATACAACACCGTTATAACTGGAGTCCGGCTCCGTCAGACCAGGGAACTTGCCGCTTGCTTTCCAATCAAATTTTCCGCTATCCACGATAACGCCACCAATGGATGTACCATGACCCCCAATAAATTTCGTTGCAGAGTGAACGACAATATCTGCTCCATGTTCGATTGGACGAAGCAGGTACGGACTTGGGAACGTATTATCCACGATCAAAGGAATTCCATGTTCATGGGCAATGGCTGCCACCGCTTCAATATCAAGTACATTTCCCTTCGGATTACCGATCGTTTCAGCATACAATGCTTTCGTTTTCTCCGTAATCGCTGCCCGGAAATTTTCAGGATCACTGGAATCCACAAATTTCACGTCCAGACCCAATTTTGGCAAAGTCGTCGAGAACAGATTGTATGTACCTCCATACAAACTCGCCGAAGACACGATCTCATCACCTGCACCAGCAATATTCAGAAGTGAAAACGTAATGGCTGCTTGACCAGAAGCTGTAGCCAGCGCACCAGCTCCGCCTTCCAACGCAGCAATCCGTTGCTCAAACACGTCAGTGGTTGGGTTCATCAGACGGGTATAGATGTTGCCAAACTCTTTCAAACCAAACAGATTAGCTGCATGCTCGGTGTCCTTGAAGCCATAGGATGTTGTCTGATATAAGGGAACTGCTCGTGCGTTGGTAGTTGGATCAATCTCCTGACCTGCATGAATCGCCAATGTTTCAAATGAAAGCTCACGTTCGTTTGACATAAATCTGAATCCTCCCTTGATATATACGTTCTATAAGTTCATGATGCCTTGGCATGGTGGCGTATGTTTTCCATATTCTCTCACAAGATGTCGCATTTGAAAAGACTTATTTCCGATTTTTCCGATGAGAAATATTAAATATGTATATTATCATTCCTATACCAAAAAAACCTTTGCCCTCGCAAAGGTTTTTCGGCTGCTGCGGATGCGCTGCACAACTTTTCAATCCGGCTGTCTCTTAGACTCGAACTGCATCCCATACTTCACGCAAATGTTTGGCCGCAGGCACAGCTTGCTCCGCAGTTACACCTTCAAGTGAAATATCGATATGTGGCTTATACGTTTTTAGCAATTCAAAAAATAACGGGTAATCCAGTATGCCTGCCCCAGGTACCGGATTGAACTTCTCTCCCTGTGCATCGAAAGCTACATCCTTGGCATGGATCACAATCATGCGTTGATACAGCGATTCCATCACCTCGCGCAAGAAAGCCCCTTGATCTGCTGCATGTGGTTGTTTGATCAGATTACACGGGTCGAACAGCATTCCCAGATTGGATGAAGGAATCTCTTCAAACAAACGTGTCATATGTTCATGGGTATGAAGTGTATGCGTAGACACAGGCTCAATCGCCGCATGCACGCCCCATTTCTCCGCTTCCTCAGCCAACTCCTCAACCGTTTCTTTCAGCACACTCCACGCCTTCTCTTCATATCCATCCGGATGGGTATCCTGATAGGTGTCCAAGCCCCCTGTCTCCGTTGCTACCATGCTGCAACCAAAATCCCGGGCATAACGCAGATGCTCCTTGAATCGATCAATATCCGCACGGCGGCTTACCGGATCAGGGTCAATCGGATTAATATAACAGCCCAGTACCGCAATCTTCACCCCGCGCTGTGCAAATTGATCTCCAATCTCATTCGCCAGCCCGGGGCTCAGCTTGCCATTTGATGAGTCCACATCTGATAAAGCTTTGGCAAGCGCCAGCTGCACGGAATTAAATCCGTTATCCGCAATCGTCTGCGCAAGCTGTGCTGTAGGCTGTTTGCCAAATGTATGTGCCAGAATACCAAGTTTCATCTCACTGCCTCCTTATGCTAATCCGATGATCAAGCGATTAACGTGCCATCCAGCCGCCATCGACATTCAGCACATGACCATTTAGATAATCCGAAGCGGCAGATGCCAGAAAGACAACCGGACCTTTCAGATCTTCAGGTGTTCCCCAACGCCCCGCAGGAATACGGGCTGTAATGTCCCGGTAACGATTCTCGTCCGCACGGATCTGAGTAGTATTATCGGTTTCCATATAACCAGGTGCGATACCGTTAATCTGGATTCCCTTACCTGCCCATTCATTGGCGAGTGCTTTGGTTAAACCGGCAACACCATGTTTACTGGCTGTATACCCTGGCACATTGATCCCACCTTGATAGGACAACATGGATGCAATATTAATGATTTTGCCGCTTCCGCGTTCAATCATATGTCTTCCAGCCAACTGGCTTAGGAAAAATACAGTGTTCAGGTTCAGACCAATGACATCATGCCAGTCCTTCCCTGCATGATCAGCCGCAGGTGTGCGACGAATGATTCCCGCATTGTTGACGAGAATGTCAATTCTGCCCTGGAACGCAAGCGCCTGTTCGAACACAGCCGCCAACTCATCTTCACGACTTAAATCCGCTTCAATCACATAGGCTTTGCGTCCGAGTGCTTCAATGGCACTTGCCGTTTCCGCAGGTTTGGAATAAGAGACCAGTACCACATCAGCACCCGCTTCCGCCAAACCAATGGCCATCCCTTGTCCAAGTCCTCCCGAGGTACCTGTCACCAGTGCAACTTGTCCGCTTAAATCAAATGGGTTCATGAATGATTCCTCCGCATGGTTTTGATATGCAATCCATAGATCCGTCCGTTCTTTAATCCCATGAATAATGAATGAGGTTAACTTTGATAATCCACTGTGACACCGCTCTGCTCGTATAAGGCAGCTGTCTCTTCATCCAAACGACTATCACTGATAATATAGTCCAGTTCCGAACACTGGGCGAAAGTTCGCAGTGCAAATTGTCCGAATTTATAATGATCCACAACGCCGTATACCTGCTGGGAGGCAGATATCATTGCTTTTTTCAAGGGAACCAGATCTCCCGTGTAAATGGATAATCCAAATTCCGGATGAAGTGCTGTTGTGGATATAAAGGCTTTATGAATGTTAAGACCGGAGATAAATGCAGCCGTATCATCCCCTACCAGCATATTCCGTACACGAGCCCCGCCAGGCACAACCAGTCGCACTTGCTCCTTCTTGGTAAGCTCCGCGATAATGAACAAGTCATTGGTCACCACCGTCAGCGGCTGATTGTCGAGACGTTTGGCCATCTCCAGCGTGGTGCTGCCACCATCGAGAGCAACGATATCTCCAGGTCGAATGTAAGCCAGGGCACGTTCAGCAATCTCCGTTTTCTCCGATTGATGCTTCTCGGTAACTCCCCGGCTGTTCAAGATGCCATACTGGTCATTCTGAGCCAGCATAGCCCCACCATGAACACGTACGAGCAGTCCCATACTCTCCAACTTGTCGAGATCCTCTCGCACTGTTTTCCCAGTCACCTGCAATAACTCACTCAGATCACTGACGGTTACTTCCTGGCGCTCCAGCAGAGCCTCCATAATTTTTTCATGTCTTTTCAATGGATTCATCACAATCAACTTCCTATACCATCTGAGTTAATTGAATGAGTGTTCTAATGTCTACCCTGTCAAATTAACTCAGACATCTGTAATTTATTATTTCAGGTCTTTCATCGCTACGCCGTCCATATCTTCGAACGTTTGGTTCTCACCAGCCATCGCCCAACAGAAGGTGTAATTACTTGTACCCACACCACTGTGAATGGACCAACTTGGGGAAATGATCGCCTGACGGTCGCGTACAACCAAATGCCGCGTTTCGTTTGGCTCACCCATCATATGGAATACAACGCCATCCTCAGGCAGATTCCAGTACAAGTATACTTCGGAACGGCGGTTATGGGTATGTGCAGGCATGGTGTTCCACATGTTCCCCTTGTCGAGTTCGGTAATGCCCATTACCAACTGACAACTCTGAATTCCACCTTCTCCTTGGTGAATGTAACGATAGATCGTACGCTCATTGGAAGTTTCGATGCTGCCCAGATGATTCGGCTGAGCTTGTTCTTGTGTTGCTTTTACTGTTGGATAAGTGTGGTGAGCCGGTGTGGATACAAAATAGAATTGGGCAGGTTGAGCCTTGTCACTGCTCGTGAACACAACTTCCTTCACACCTCTACCAATATAGAGACATTCCTTTGCTCCAATCTCATAACCTTGTCCATCCGCTGTTACTGTTCCGTGACCACCTACATTAATGATACCGATTTCACGACGCTCCAGGAAAAAGTTCGTTCCGATATCCTTCAGGTTCACTTCAAGGGTGATGTCTTTGCTCTCAGGTACAGCCGTTCCCACAATATAACGATCCACATGAGAGTAAACGGTTACCAATTCATCGGCTGCAAACAATTGCTCCATCAAAAATTCCTCACGCAGGCGAGAAGTATCATACGTTTTCACTTCGTTCGGGTGTGCAGCATAACGATTTTCCATTATTAATCCATTCCTTTCGTCATTTAGATTAGTTGGGATTGAGTTTTAATATGTTCATATAAGTTCATTTTAGTTCATTTTGTATCTTTTGTGTACCTTTATTTTTAAAATATTTCATATCATTAACTACTAACGATGTTTATTTCTTAAACAAGAACAAAAAAAAGATCTCCGCAGTCTGTATCACAGACCGGGAGATCTTCTTTGATTCACATATTAATGTGCAACAGCATTGTTAAGCATGATCCAGATCGAACCAATTACGATGGTCATCATAATCAGCAATCCGAAAATAAGTGCCATCACATTCCAGCGTGGTTTTTCTGTTTCACGAATATGCATGAAGAAGAAGAGTTGAACCACAAACTGAAGTGCTGCTGTACCCAGAATCACAATGAGTGTTCCTGTTTTGCCCATCATGTCGTTCAAAACCACCACAAGTGGAATGATTGTCAGTACGACGGACAGAATGAAGCCGATGACATAAGACTTCAGTGAGCCATGTTGTTCATGGCCGTGGGAATCATGTGAGTTGTGCTCTGCCATCTACATCACCCCCATGAGATAGACGATCGACAGGAGGAAGATCCATACGACGTCCAAGAAGTGCCAGTACAAACTGATAACGTTGATCTTACCGCGAGTAACGTCGGTAATCCCACGTTTTTTCAGTTGGAACATGAGTCCGATCATCCAGATCAGACCAAGCGATACGTGAAGTCCGTGAGTACCCACGAGGGTGAAGAATGCACCAGAAGCTGCACTCGTCGTGTAACTGAAACCTTCGTGAACCATCTCAATAAACTCATAAACCTCCAGGGCGATAAAGCTTGCACCCAGAACAGCTGTAACAATCAGCCAGTTAATCAATTGTTTCACTTTACCCTGGTTCATTGCCAGAACGGCAAGTCCGCTCGTAAATGAACTCGTGAGCAAGATAAATGTCTCGGCGATAACGCCAGGCATTTTGATCAGTTCGGACAAAATCGGTCCGCCCGCCGAATTGTCACGCAACACAATGAAGGTTGCGAACAATACGGAGAACAAGATGACGTCGGAAATCAGGAAGAACCAGAAACCGAGAATTTTCATTTCCTGTGGATCATGGTGGCCATGGTCGTGACCATGCGCATGATTCTCACCGTGCTTAGCGGCTGCTTGAGCCATCTATACCGACCCCCTTAACGACGCTTCGGTACGCTTGATTTCGTCGACCGGAATGTAATAATCCGTATCGTAAGAGAATGAACGGGCGATCATACAGATGCCTACGCCAGCAAGTCCGAGAATCGCCATCCACAGCCAACCGAATACGAAGCCAAAGCCGGCTACAAACCAGAAGACAGACATGATGAACGGAATCGAAGAATTCTTCGGCATATGAATTGGCTCATATACAGGCTCAGGCGGATGAATGCCTTTCGCACGACGTTCTTTCTCTTCCCACCACTCATCAATATCATCTCCGCGCGGTGTAACAGCGAAGTTGTACTCTGGAGCTGGTGAAGGAATCGACCACTCGAGCGTACGACCATCCCATGGATCGCCGGAAGCTTTAAGTGTTTTGTATTTGCGAATACCGTCTGCAATTTGTGCAACTTGGAACAAGAATCCGACACCCATCAGGAATGCCCCGATTGTGGATACGAAGTTCAGTTCCCACCAGCCAGTATCCCAGCCGTATGTGCTCAGACGACGTGTCATACCCATTAGACCGACAGCGTACTGCGGCATGAAGCAGACATAGAAACCAATATTCCAAGTCCAGAATGCCCATTTGCCCAGTTTCTCTTCGAGTTGGAAACCGAACATTTTAGGCCACCAGTAATACAGACCAGCGAAGTATCCGAAGACAACGCCACCGATCAATACTTGGTGGAAGTGGGCAATCAGGAAGTAACTGTTGTGGAACTGGAAGTCAGCAGGAGCAACGGATAACAGAACGCCTGTCATACCCCCGACAATAAAGCACGGGATAAAGGCAAGTGTCCACATCATCGGAGTCGCCATGCGAATCCTTCCTCGATACATGGTAAACAGCCAGTTAAATATCTTAACCCCTGTTGGAATAGCAATCAACATCGTAGTTACGGCGAAGAATGCATTCACGTCCGCTCCTGAACCCATCGTGAAGAAGTGATGCGCCCATGTGAAGAAGGACAGGAAGCTGATGATTAACATTGCAAATACCATTGACTTGTAACCAAACAGTTTTTTCCGAGAGAAGGTACTTACAATCTCGGAGAACACACCGAATGCCGGCAAGACGACAATGTATACCTCAGGGTGACCCCACATCCAGATCAAGTTGATATACATCATTGGGTTACCGCCCAGATCAAGTGTGAAGAAATGCGCCCCGGCAAACCTGTCGAGGAATAGCAATGCAAGCGTCACGGTCAAGATCGGGAAAGCAAACAAGATAATGATACAAGTGGAGAATACCGACCATGTAAACATCGGCATTTTCATCCATCTCATGCCTGGCGCACGCATTTTAATGATGGTAACCAGGAAGTTGATACCGGTAGCCAGGGAACCGATACCCGATATCTGTATACCCCATATATAGAAGTTCTGTCCGACCCCCGGACTGTGTGACAGCTCCGATAAAGGTGGATAACTCAGCCATCCTGCATCCGGTGAACCACCGATAACGAAGGACAGGTTAAACAGCATTGCTCCCAGGAAGAATAACCAGAAGCTTAATGCATTCAGAAACGGGAAGGCAACGTCCCTTGCTCCGATCTGTAATGGCACGATAACGTTAAATAAACCAAACATGAATGGCATCGCCATGAACAGGATCATGATCGTGCCGTGAGTTGTAAAGACCTGATTATAATGTTCAGGATGTAAGAAATCCATGTTAGGCATAGCCAGCTGCAGACGCATCATCAATGCATCCACACCACCACGGAACAACATGATAATGGAAGCAATGATATACATAATACCGATCTTTTTATGATCGACGGTAGTTAACCAGTTACGCCAGAGCCAGCCCCATTTTTTGAAATAAGTCAGCACCGTTACGATAGTAATCATCGTAATACCGATGGCCACGTCTGCTCCATAGATCAGCGGGTCGCCGGTTACGAAAAACTCCGATGCAAACTCTTTAAGTCTCTCTAACATTGGGGGCCTCCTTTCGAATCTTTAGTTAGCACTCTTGTCCTCATCTTGTTTGGACACATCGTTTGAATTCTGAATGGCTCCAGAAGCTTCACTTGAACTTCCATGCTTACTGTGAGCACTTTGACCATCTACAACATACTTGGTCACAATATTTTGGAACAATCCTTCTGGGAAGGCAGAATAATAAGCAACATTGCTTGTTCCTGGTTCAGCCAGTGCCTTGTAACCTTCTGCAGTCAATTCCTGGGAACTTTGTTTCACTTCAGTTACCCATTTGTCAAAATCTTCGTCCGATGTAGCATTCACATCAAAACGCATTTCTCCAAAATGCTCACCTGTGAAGTTAGCGCCTGAACCCCAGTACTTGCCTTCATGATCTGCTTGCAGATACAAGGTCATCGCCATACCCGACATCGTATAAATCTGTCCTCCAAGTTGCGGAATCCAGAATGAGTTCATCGGTGAATCCGCAGTGAGTTCAAATTTCACGGGCCGGTCTGCCGGAATATTCAGCGTGTTGACCGTTGCAATCCCTTGCTCAGGATACATAAACAACCATTTCCAATCCAGTGAAGACACTTGAATGGTAATTGGTGCTTTCTCGTGAGCCAACGGCTTCGAAGGCTCCAGATCATACGTGTAACGAATAGTAACAATGGCAAGCAGTCCAATAATAATAATTGGAACCGTCCACCAGATTGCCTCCGCCTTCGTACTATGAGACCAGTTAGGCTCATAAGCAGCTTTGTTATCCGGCTTGTCGCGGTAACGCCATACGATTACGGCAGACAAAATGAGTACTGGCACAATGATGACAGCACACAAAATTGTCGAGATGACAATCAAATCTCTCTGCGAAGCGCCAATTGGCCCCTTCGGATCCAGAACAACGTACTGTCCGCCTGCCAGCATTGGCCAGACAATCAATGCAATTGTAACCAACGTCAGGACAACCGGAATGATAATCCGGATTAGCGACCTAGGTTTCTTGTTCATTTTGATCCCCTCTCCTTAAATTCGCTCATACTGAAAAATCAGTATACTACTCTCTTCCTACTAAAGATATCAGAAATGAACAACTTTTTTGTTCTTGTTAACAAATTTGTCGATTTTACACCTTAAATGTGTGAATTTTTTCTCACAAATCGCTTGCATGGTTGATATTTGCACATTGTAATCTTTACACTTCAAGTCACAAAATAAAACCCTTTGCAGTCCCGTTGAACAGTGTCAACGAATCCGCAAAGGGCTTTATTGACTGGATTCCGGGTACTTATCCAGTCTTATTATGAACGAATTAACGCAGGATTATAATCAATCAGCGCCTTCGTCTTCCCGGCGTGTATGAACAAGGCCAATCGCTTTGGCAATAACGTAAATAAACACACTACCTACAAGGAATCCAATACCGACCATCAAGCCAAGATTACGATCATTAAAATCATTCAAATTGATCAGACACATGACCACTCCCGTAATGAGTGCGACCCATGCCAGAACTGTCATCGTCAAGACGGCGCGCCGCATATTTTTGTCTTTGCGCTCCAATTGGCTGACCATTGCTGTCTTCGATGCCATAGTAAACACTTCCTTTTCCCTTTTTGTAAGTGCTTTCCTTATACCAATATACCACATCAGTATGATTTTTAGTCAACAAATGTTCAAATTCCCTTCGCAATTTGGACACTTTATTTTCAAATTACCCGTTGACAAAACATTATTAAGTTCTTACTTACTTCTTATAACCCAAAAACCGTCTCTTCATAACAGAAAAGACACTTGACCTGATGAAACCTTTATGAACTACTCATTTTCAACTGTAAAAAACAAAAAAAAGACGGTGCATTGGAATACTCCAATGTTACCGTCTTTCTCTTCATTAATAAGGTATTCGTATAAAATGAGGACCTGTTCTCCCCCCCCTAAAGCACGAATGCATCTATTGGGGATTATGTTCGTTCCGAGTTTCCAGCCAATTATTCTTAATGACATTCTGATACCAGTAATAGCTCTCCTTCGGTGTTCTCACAAGTGAACGATAGTCCACATGAACAAGACCGAAGCGCATACGGTAGCCTTCTGCCCATTCAAAATTGTCCATTAATGACCACGCCATGTACCCTTTCAGGTTAATGCCGTCATTAATGATGCGGTGAATTTGAGCCAAATGCTGTTCATAATAGGCAATTCGGCGATCATCATTAATTTTGCCATTATCCAGATCATCATTGATGCAAGCACCGTTCTCCGTGATGTATACATCCACATTGCCGTACTTTTGCAAGTAATGCATGAATTCATATAAACCGCGTGACTCCACTGGCCAGCCGATATCCGTTTTGGTCAAGCCCATATCCACTTCTTCCGATTGAAGAACACCAGCTTCCGGATTAAAGCGATTAATTCCCATCGTGTAATAGTTAATGCCGAGCAGATCGATCGGTTGCGAGATGATCTCCATATCACCTTCTTGAATAGGTACAGTAGCCCCCGCATCTGCAAACCAATCCACCATAAACTGCGGATACGTGCCTTTGTAGATCGGGTCTAGGAACCAGTCGGTATTGAGC
The window above is part of the Paenibacillus sp. 1781tsa1 genome. Proteins encoded here:
- the kduI gene encoding 5-dehydro-4-deoxy-D-glucuronate isomerase encodes the protein MENRYAAHPNEVKTYDTSRLREEFLMEQLFAADELVTVYSHVDRYIVGTAVPESKDITLEVNLKDIGTNFFLERREIGIINVGGHGTVTADGQGYEIGAKECLYIGRGVKEVVFTSSDKAQPAQFYFVSTPAHHTYPTVKATQEQAQPNHLGSIETSNERTIYRYIHQGEGGIQSCQLVMGITELDKGNMWNTMPAHTHNRRSEVYLYWNLPEDGVVFHMMGEPNETRHLVVRDRQAIISPSWSIHSGVGTSNYTFCWAMAGENQTFEDMDGVAMKDLK
- a CDS encoding DeoR/GlpR family DNA-binding transcription regulator encodes the protein MNPLKRHEKIMEALLERQEVTVSDLSELLQVTGKTVREDLDKLESMGLLVRVHGGAMLAQNDQYGILNSRGVTEKHQSEKTEIAERALAYIRPGDIVALDGGSTTLEMAKRLDNQPLTVVTNDLFIIAELTKKEQVRLVVPGGARVRNMLVGDDTAAFISGLNIHKAFISTTALHPEFGLSIYTGDLVPLKKAMISASQQVYGVVDHYKFGQFALRTFAQCSELDYIISDSRLDEETAALYEQSGVTVDYQS
- the cyoC gene encoding cytochrome o ubiquinol oxidase subunit III, producing MAQAAAKHGENHAHGHDHGHHDPQEMKILGFWFFLISDVILFSVLFATFIVLRDNSAGGPILSELIKMPGVIAETFILLTSSFTSGLAVLAMNQGKVKQLINWLIVTAVLGASFIALEVYEFIEMVHEGFSYTTSAASGAFFTLVGTHGLHVSLGLIWMIGLMFQLKKRGITDVTRGKINVISLYWHFLDVVWIFLLSIVYLMGVM
- a CDS encoding sugar phosphate isomerase/epimerase; protein product: MKLGILAHTFGKQPTAQLAQTIADNGFNSVQLALAKALSDVDSSNGKLSPGLANEIGDQFAQRGVKIAVLGCYINPIDPDPVSRRADIDRFKEHLRYARDFGCSMVATETGGLDTYQDTHPDGYEEKAWSVLKETVEELAEEAEKWGVHAAIEPVSTHTLHTHEHMTRLFEEIPSSNLGMLFDPCNLIKQPHAADQGAFLREVMESLYQRMIVIHAKDVAFDAQGEKFNPVPGAGILDYPLFFELLKTYKPHIDISLEGVTAEQAVPAAKHLREVWDAVRV
- a CDS encoding cbb3-type cytochrome c oxidase subunit I produces the protein MLERLKEFASEFFVTGDPLIYGADVAIGITMITIVTVLTYFKKWGWLWRNWLTTVDHKKIGIMYIIASIIMLFRGGVDALMMRLQLAMPNMDFLHPEHYNQVFTTHGTIMILFMAMPFMFGLFNVIVPLQIGARDVAFPFLNALSFWLFFLGAMLFNLSFVIGGSPDAGWLSYPPLSELSHSPGVGQNFYIWGIQISGIGSLATGINFLVTIIKMRAPGMRWMKMPMFTWSVFSTCIIILFAFPILTVTLALLFLDRFAGAHFFTLDLGGNPMMYINLIWMWGHPEVYIVVLPAFGVFSEIVSTFSRKKLFGYKSMVFAMLIISFLSFFTWAHHFFTMGSGADVNAFFAVTTMLIAIPTGVKIFNWLFTMYRGRIRMATPMMWTLAFIPCFIVGGMTGVLLSVAPADFQFHNSYFLIAHFHQVLIGGVVFGYFAGLYYWWPKMFGFQLEEKLGKWAFWTWNIGFYVCFMPQYAVGLMGMTRRLSTYGWDTGWWELNFVSTIGAFLMGVGFLFQVAQIADGIRKYKTLKASGDPWDGRTLEWSIPSPAPEYNFAVTPRGDDIDEWWEEKERRAKGIHPPEPVYEPIHMPKNSSIPFIMSVFWFVAGFGFVFGWLWMAILGLAGVGICMIARSFSYDTDYYIPVDEIKRTEASLRGSV
- a CDS encoding homocysteine synthase, translated to MSNERELSFETLAIHAGQEIDPTTNARAVPLYQTTSYGFKDTEHAANLFGLKEFGNIYTRLMNPTTDVFEQRIAALEGGAGALATASGQAAITFSLLNIAGAGDEIVSSASLYGGTYNLFSTTLPKLGLDVKFVDSSDPENFRAAITEKTKALYAETIGNPKGNVLDIEAVAAIAHEHGIPLIVDNTFPSPYLLRPIEHGADIVVHSATKFIGGHGTSIGGVIVDSGKFDWKASGKFPGLTEPDSSYNGVVYTEAVGPIAYIIKARVQLLRDLGATISPFNSWLLLQGLETLHLRVERHSSNALAVAEFLEKHEDVSWVSYAGLPSHGSYELAQKYLPRGQGAILTFGIKGGADAGRKLIENVKLFSHLANVGDSKSLIIHPASTTHAQLTEDEQTAAGVNPELIRLSIGTENIQDIIYDLEQAIKASQGASVGA
- the kduD gene encoding 2-dehydro-3-deoxy-D-gluconate 5-dehydrogenase KduD; amino-acid sequence: MNPFDLSGQVALVTGTSGGLGQGMAIGLAEAGADVVLVSYSKPAETASAIEALGRKAYVIEADLSREDELAAVFEQALAFQGRIDILVNNAGIIRRTPAADHAGKDWHDVIGLNLNTVFFLSQLAGRHMIERGSGKIINIASMLSYQGGINVPGYTASKHGVAGLTKALANEWAGKGIQINGIAPGYMETDNTTQIRADENRYRDITARIPAGRWGTPEDLKGPVVFLASAASDYLNGHVLNVDGGWMAR
- a CDS encoding heavy metal translocating P-type ATPase gives rise to the protein MQAIHQPLHRQKQAEQRSSQTPGPNRGKKPDFRAMVQNKEMQSALGSGLLMLIAWGTAPYFGTLSIMLYIVAYAVGGWTKAKEGIETLVKDRDLDVNLLMIAASLGAAAIGYWNEGAMLIFIFALSGALESYATERSHKDISSLLALKPETALRIEDGQMNLVAIDDLQPGDLLLVKPGELIPADGVVYRGSSFINQSSITGESLPVDKVAGDEVYAGTLNGEGALYVEVTKSAEGSLFGKIIKMVEEAQAEVPDSQRFMERFEGIYARIVVGVTLLVIAGTPLLLGWTWNEAFYKAMVFLVVASPCALVSSIMPVMLSAMSSSARRGILFKGGAHMENMARTRVVAFDKTGTLTMGNPQVTDIITAENIDRAQLLAAVAAIENISMHPLARAIVDQANKENLTLQEAEHVQALTGWGIEGTVNDVVWRIGKTNGLESMQSEKMKDDKDDASDKQGVNPVKVSLEWNDVRSRLEGEGKTVSVVMADGELVGLIAMRDTVRPQAAAAVRRLEAMGIKVVMLTGDRAKSASVIARETGVSMVYADLLPEDKVKQVQTLRKQYGPVLMVGDGVNDAPALAAATVGMGMGLSGSGTALEVADAVLMNDNIEEIAWVIGQARRAQRTVKQNMCFAITVILALIAGNFLQDVALPLGVVGHEGSTILVILNGLRLLR
- the cyoD gene encoding cytochrome o ubiquinol oxidase subunit IV, which produces MAEHNSHDSHGHEQHGSLKSYVIGFILSVVLTIIPLVVVLNDMMGKTGTLIVILGTAALQFVVQLFFFMHIRETEKPRWNVMALIFGLLIMMTIVIGSIWIMLNNAVAH